The Daphnia magna isolate NIES linkage group LG6, ASM2063170v1.1, whole genome shotgun sequence genome segment agtcaaggtaGCTGTTATGAATACTGTAATGGTGGATATtggagggaagcaaaagggaacggtctcttaagggtttTGGATTGCACctaatggagctgttgaaaaacacaaagaattggtacttgtttcatggatgcaaaagggaacggtctcttaattagcTGTAAGTACTTAAAGAAtgggtggttgtttgagggatgcagaatagaacggtctctgaaaggtgttggaatgcagccaaTGTAGCTGGTGgtaatacaatgaattggtgcttggtttaagggatgcaaaagggaacggtctattaaaagtgttggaacacagtcagtggagctgttgataACCAAATGCAAGGTGGATGTTTgagaggtgcaaaagggagcggtctcttaaaagtgttggaacacaatcaggggagctgttgagaacaggatccaatagctgtggttcgacgggtgcaaaagggaacggtctctgaaaagtacTGAAATGCAGCAcaaggggctgttgagaacccaagGAAATGGTGGTTATTTGAGAGattcaaaaggaaacggtctctgaaaagtgctaaAACGCAGCCAAAGGGACTTTTGAGAATCCAAaaaattggtggttgtttgaggaatgcaaaagggaacagacTCTCAAGGGGTGTTGAACCCAGTCAATTGGGCTGTAAAGAACACAATAAAtgtgtggttgtttgagggatgcaaaagggaacggtctcttaagggtgttggaaagcagttaATGGACCTGTTGGgaagccaaggaattggtggttgtttgagggatgcaaaagggaaaggtctcttaagggtgttggaaagcagtcaatggagctgttgagtaGCAAAGGAATTGGTGgatgtttgagggatgcaaaagggaacggtctcttaaaagtgttgaaacgcagtcaagggagctgttgagaacagtatccaatagctgtggtttgagagctgaaaagggaacggtctcttaaaagtgatggaacgcagtcagtggagctgttgagaacaggcagcaatagtggttgtttgagggctgcaaaaggaaacggtctctttaAAAAGTTGGAActcagtcaggggagctgttgagaacagtgtgcaatagtggttgtttgatggctgcaaaaaggaacagtctcttaaaagtgttagAACGctgtcagtggagctgttgagaacaaaatgcaaggtggttgtttgagaggtgcaaaagggaacagtctttTAAATCAGCAGCAGTCAGGgtagctgttgagaacagtatcttatagctgtggtttgagggctgcaaaagggaacggtctcttaaaagtgttggaacgcactcagtggagctgttgaaaacagtatgcaatagtggttgtttgagggctgcaattgggaacggtctctcaaggttgttggaaggaagtcaatggagctgtttaaaaaccaaagaatataaggttgtttgagggatacaaaagggaacggtctctgaagggtgttgaaacgcagtcaaagctgtcaacaacagaatgaattggtggttgtttgagggatgcaaaacggaacggtctctgaagattgttggaacacagtcaatgcagctggtgaaaaaaaaatttattgggGATTTTTTGTTGGATGCAAAAGTGAACGGGTTCTCAATGGTGTtagaatgcagtcaatggagctaatcagattacaaggaattggtggttgtttgagggatgcaaaagggaacggtctatgaagggtggtgaaaagcattcaagggagctgttaggaatacattgtaatgttggttgtttgagggaagcaaaagggaacggtctcctaattttgttggaacgcagtcaaaggagctgtccagaacacaaattaatagtggttgtttgaggggtgcaaaagggaacggactctgaaatttgttggaatgcagtcaatggagatgttaagaaaacaaagattatgtggttgtttgaggggtggaaaagggaacggtctcttaaaagtgttggaacgcagtcagtggaggtgttgagaacaaaattgcagtgatggttgtttgaggggtgcaaaagggaacggtctcttaaaagtattggaacacagtcagtggaactgttgagaacagtaagcaattgtggttgtttgagtgatgcaaaagggaacggtctctaaaaagtgttggaacgcagccaatgcagctgttgaaaacacaaagaataggtggttgtttgtgggatgcaaaagggaacggtctctgaagattgttggaacacagtcaatggagctggtgaaaacacaatgaattgaggcttgttttagggatgcaaattggaacggtctcttaagggtgctggaaagcagtcaaagaagctattgagaacataaagaatgtgtgattgtggagtgatgcaaaaaggaacggtccctcaaaggtgttggaatgcagtcaaggaatctgtgaacaacacaatgaattggtggctgtttgagggatgcaaaagggaacggtctctgaagattgttggaacacagtcaaaggagctggtgaaaacaaaatgaaggagggcttatttgagggatgcaaaagggaaccgtctcttaaaagtgtgggaacacagtcagtggagcagttgagaacaaaatgcagtggtggttgttttagggttgcaaaaggaaatggtttctgaaattaattgaaatgcagtcaatgaagctggaaaaaaacaaagaatatgtggttgtttgagggatgcaaaagggaacaacctatgaaatttgttggtatgcagtcaatggagctgataaaaagacaatgaattggtggctttagttgaaggaagcaaaaaaacagtATATTACAGTTTGTTATTGTATACGCAATTGCTTGAAATTAGTTAATTGTAATAGTTGAtggcgtagaaaaatgtaagtatgatgtcggccatgttggaaaagacgtgtaaaTTAGTTTGCGGAATGCAGGGTTGGGATTGGCTACAGCAAAAATCACGTAATCTgcatgcaaccaatggcagcgtgcgcctaCACAAAATTCTCggacaaacagacagatacacaaacaaatcccgcccacaaatacccctttCGCTTTTATTAAGATAGGaggactagtatacggcggcccatcccaggacggtaataggtgaagtctagtattcagtcggacctgtccttaaaccccttaatccacttaaagccccttaatccactttaagtttcttaatccatgttaagccgctgaatccacgtaaagcccattaatctacttacaacttatttatccacttaaagccccttaatccacgtATTGACAAgtcgtacagtatcctgcacaaaaatccgaacaccaatttaattttttaaagccacctattggcaaggtagtgggttttttgtttgtttttctttaagggggagggtagacggggtgatggacacgtcagggcagggttgggtaagtctagacattaaaaaaaagtgccttaagttattacgctttaaggcaagttacaggtcgggacatttttgcaacccccagggtggtgtttttttttaaacgacagttggaaatttagggcttgggcttagtaatgtttcttaccgaaacaatttagcttatgtttcagctgcctgtgaacatTTATGTCGTTGTAAATGGCGTAGGTGCAGCGTTTCTGAGTATGATTCTGGAGAttggtgttcgattccagatgaggtgttaAATAATTGTGGTTacattacgagaaattctcgattatatgtgaaacaaatttttatcgagcaatatgtgcttttttttattttacaatttaaaaaataataaaccccttcgttttgaaataattaatattcccagcaaattcgaataaagaatGTTGTAATgataccaaatattttcgcaattccgtatcgggaatcgaacactgatctacggcgccgcaatcagagcctctacacatatgccatcggtattgacaacattgtgcacaggcagctatctaatttatttgggtatagaatataacacagcctaagtccaacatttccaactgtcatttaaaaaaacacaccaccctgggggttgcaaaaatgtcccgacctgttacttgccttaaagcgtaataccttaaggcataaaaaaaaagtctagacttacccaaccctgccctatgtgtccatcaccccgtctaccctccctcttaaagaaaaaaaaaccctttaccccaccaataggtggcttttaaaaattaaatcggtgttcggatttttgtgcaggatactgtacctctCCTACACTTAACAAAcaatggaagaaaaacaaatcacggttgagcgcacttgggaatTGCCCCCAAGGCCATGCACGTGCTCCTTATTTGGTCCGTAGACCGAGGCAGAATttagttcttcttttttttggggttgtCGTCATCACATGGGCTGTGATTTTTAGGGGTTTCTGGCTATTCTTGCTTCTGGCTATTCTTCGGCTCTGGCTATTCTTGTAGGAGAACTTCCTtgaaaacaatgtttttcGTGAATACCTTGTTCTTATCTTGTTCCGAGGATTGTGTAATATTCCTAAGTAGCTTGCCCTGTTTCTCTGTTTCTTCGCACTGAACCTTGACACCTTCTCTTGATGTTGCACGCGAGAATGCGACGTATAGTTGGCCGTGGCTGAAAACGGATTCCGGAAGGTAGATGCCTACTTGCTCAAAAGTCTGTCCCTGTGACTTGTTGATGGTCATAGCGAATGCCACAAGCACAGAAAACTGCAATCTTTTGAGTTTGGAGGGCAAGTCAGAGTCGGTGGGAGACATGGACATCCGCGGAAGGAAGACGTTGTGTCCTTTGTGCTTCCCGACCGCGATGTCTGCCACAATCAGGTTACCGCTGATCGCCTTGATGATGAGCCTCGTGCCGTTGCGAGTAAATGTTCTTGAGAAGAATGACGATTGCTCCTATTTTCAGTTTGAGTTGGTGCGGAGGTAGCCCGGAGACGTTGAAGGTATTTAAAATTTCCGGAGGGTAGTTGGAAATTTCCTCTGGGTCCTCTGAATGGATAGTGTCGATACTTTTGCAGACTTTCAACGCGCCAAGCATCTCGCCAATGATCTTGTTGTTGATCCTAAGACAGTCTTCATTCTTGGGACATAGAATAGCCCGGTTACAAACTTGTTCTCTCACGCCTTCGTTTAGTAGATCCGATGGATCGCCAAAGACGTGTTCGATTAAGTTAGTTCGAATGTTGAGAATGTCTTGCGGGATTTCGATGAGATCTGGGTCATTGAGCCTCGGTGTTTGTGACAAAGATCCGTTTCCCAGTTGAATCAGACAATCAGCAAAATCTTGACTACCATCGGCGATGCGCATGTTTTGCACCAATCgaagctgtaaaaaaagaGGCCAAGTCACGTTATTGGCGATGGTCGCTTCAATGATTTTGACCCTGTTTCCGTGTCTCACAACGGGCAAGCACTGTCTAAAATCGCCGCCGAGCAAGAGAACTTTGCCACCGTAGGGATCGACGCGATTCTTCATGAGAGTTTGGAAAAGATGATTGATCGCGTCGAGGGCGTGGTTGGTCTTCATGGTGGCTTCGTCGGAAATTATGAGACTGGCGTTTCTGATCAGTTGCGAGTTGTAGCTAGCTTCTTCGATTTTCGATCGTGTCGTCTCTGTTATTGGAGGATAAATCTTGAACTGCGAATGGTAAGTTGTTCCGTCCAGTAACAAAGTGGACGCGATCCCCATGGAACCCACTGCGATGACTTGTCTCCCTTTGCCTTGGAGGACGGTTATTAGGGTGTTGTAGAGAATAAAGGTCTTTCCGTTCCTCCAGGACCGTTCAGGAAATACTGCCGCGGATGTGAGTTGTTGATATCGCGCGTTGCCCGTCGTTGAGTTGCGCCAACATCATTTCGCCCATgagtctcttttctctttgactGGTTTCGTTGTTCTCTTCCATCTGAGCCTCGACCAGTTGGTTAATCAGATGGAAATCCGGGACAGGCAAGGAGAGATCTTCCATCGTCTGATTGTGGAGACGTAGCTTGTCCTGAATTCATTTCAACGTCAAGTTCTTGGCCACGTTGGCTTCATGCCCGCTTCTAATGTAGTCTTATATCAGATGGTTCAAGTTGATTACAAACAGATGCAGAGCGTCTGAGGGATTACAGAAGGGGCAAATGTCGACAAAAAGCTGCCTCAGCTGAAGAGGCATTTGGAATGCTGCCACTTCTTGCATGGCTCTAGCCCAAGCAGTGTCGTTTTCCAGCAAATTCAGTGCTATTGCTGCCGCTTCAAAAGTGGCATGGACAATCTGGTCAACTGTTCGCAAATCTTCAAAGCTTGTTGGCCTTTTAACGTTGATGAGAAGCAAACGAAGGCAATGCCGTTTACCTATCGAACGCCAACCGTTCATAGGCGACCGATGATCTTGGCCCGTTTCACGTGAGGCTTCCACGAATAGATTTTCTTGATGAAAACGTAGTGGTGAGGTATTTCTCTGTAGATTGCCGTGCGCTCTCGTCGACGCGATTCAACTTGAAGAAAGCAGTCAGGTTGGTGTCTCTCGAAGCGGCATTGATGGCGGCTTGCATTTCGTTTCCCGGTTGGAAAAAGACGGGCTGCTCTCGGGGCAAATGGACGGCCAGGCGATAGATGGCATGCGAACTGTCGGAATGGGGAAACTTGAAGTTTCACCAACAGGCTTCCGGCGCGCTGACGTAACGCGCATCAAGATGGCACGTGATTTCGTCCCACTCCACCCTTGGTTCTTCGCCTTCTACCAGATGATACGTTCCCactttttgatccattttcaGGCAATCGTACCCTTTGTAGACGTACTTGAAGATGTACTTTACGCTGACGATGGATGCGCAGTATTCAAGGTTGATGTGGGATTCATATTTGAGGGATAACCAAGGGTTGTAAGGAATGACCCATCTGTTGTCAACTTCAAAATGCGTGTGTCCTCGTTTCAAGCGGTGTACAACGCCCGTATCTCTTCGTCTGTAAGTGGGGTAGCCGTTATCGTTTAGGAGTGTTTCTTGGCTATGTGGCTTCGAGAAAGCCTTTGAGCACTTGTCGCCGTCCATGCAAggggattttttgttgattaacCCACACGGACCGTGAATCGTGTGGGTCATGACGCTCTTATAAAGTCTCGGATGCGTTGTTCTATCGGGAATTTCCGCGTATATGGTTGCATCCACATCTTCCGCTGCAGCAGGGGCGTCACGCTCGTCGATCCAAATGAGCATGTGACAGTGAGGCAATCCGCGCTTCTGAAATTCAATGACAGTTATCCATGCAGTCGCAAATCCCAGCACCTGGCGCT includes the following:
- the LOC116925331 gene encoding uncharacterized protein LOC116925331; translated protein: MLRLENAPVEALAGEEELVEEPEPEPEEQMDDDDNDPHRLNRGEGRRKQITQCEFYSFLMLIREYFNDIEANRVKYIREHQAELYVAQYDGLLDYLHNRAERVNLSVGSYHVLPSSFIGSPRAMKQAYQDAMAICGKFGKPVFFLTFTCNQKWRETTASIPSHLSAPDRPDIVTRVFQQKKIELVNDIEKRQVLGFATAWITVIEFQKRGLPHCHMLIWIDERDAPAAAEDVDATIYAEIPDRTTHPRLYKSVMTHTIHGPCGLINKKSPCMDGDKCSKAFSKPHSQETLLNDNGYPTYRRRDTGVVHRLKRGHTHFEVDNRWVIPYNPWLSLKYESHINLEYCASIVSVKYIFKYVYKGYDCLKMDQKVGTYHLVEGEEPRVEWDEITCHLDARYVSAPEACW